In Geobacillus kaustophilus, a genomic segment contains:
- the istA gene encoding IS21 family transposase, whose amino-acid sequence MMTRGEFFMIKEMYERGRSISDIARELGIDRKTVRKYIHSPNPPSKFKRKPRKSKLDPFKPYLQKRMLENGVFNSEKLFFEIRQQGYTGGKTILKDYMQPFRETAKKKYTVRYETLPGEQMQVDWKEVGEVVIEGRKVKLSLFVAVLGYSRMKYAVFTTSQDQEHLMECLIQSFKYFGGIPKRVLFDNMKTVADGREQGVVKWNQRFSEFASYYGFIPKVCRPYRAQTKGKVERAIQYIMDHFYVGTSFESIEELNFLLHRWLDQVANRKPNATTGIPPQEWAEEQLKPLPQKDYDTSYLSYRKVHWDGSFSYKGEQWLLSAEYAGKEILVKERLNGDIRLYYRGEEISYLNQQKKVMAFAEKIKKKQTEMAATISPVSVEVDTRPLSVYDAFLRGESS is encoded by the coding sequence ATGATGACGAGAGGGGAATTTTTCATGATCAAAGAGATGTATGAAAGGGGAAGGAGTATTTCCGATATTGCGAGGGAATTGGGGATCGATCGGAAAACCGTCCGAAAATATATTCACTCCCCCAATCCCCCTTCCAAATTCAAGCGAAAACCAAGAAAAAGCAAGTTGGATCCATTTAAACCATATCTTCAAAAACGGATGTTAGAGAATGGGGTGTTTAATAGCGAAAAATTGTTTTTCGAAATTCGACAACAGGGCTACACGGGAGGAAAGACGATTTTAAAGGACTATATGCAGCCTTTCCGAGAGACGGCGAAAAAGAAATACACCGTTCGTTATGAAACGCTTCCTGGCGAACAAATGCAAGTCGATTGGAAAGAAGTTGGGGAGGTCGTGATCGAAGGGAGAAAAGTCAAGTTATCGCTATTTGTGGCTGTGTTAGGCTATTCGCGGATGAAATACGCGGTATTTACGACCAGCCAGGACCAGGAGCACTTAATGGAATGCCTGATTCAAAGTTTCAAGTACTTTGGAGGGATTCCAAAGAGAGTGTTATTTGACAATATGAAGACCGTTGCCGACGGCCGGGAACAAGGAGTGGTGAAATGGAATCAGCGATTTTCTGAATTTGCGAGTTACTATGGATTTATTCCAAAAGTATGCCGGCCTTACCGGGCCCAGACAAAGGGGAAAGTCGAACGAGCCATTCAGTATATTATGGATCACTTCTATGTAGGAACATCGTTTGAAAGCATCGAAGAATTGAATTTTCTTTTGCATCGCTGGCTCGATCAAGTGGCGAATCGGAAGCCAAACGCCACTACCGGCATTCCTCCGCAAGAGTGGGCAGAGGAACAGTTGAAACCTCTCCCGCAGAAAGATTACGATACGAGCTATCTTTCCTATCGGAAAGTGCATTGGGATGGCAGTTTCTCCTACAAAGGGGAACAATGGCTCTTATCGGCGGAGTATGCGGGCAAAGAAATTCTGGTAAAGGAGCGATTGAATGGGGATATTCGGTTGTACTATCGAGGGGAGGAGATTTCTTACTTGAACCAACAGAAAAAAGTAATGGCATTCGCCGAAAAAATAAAAAAGAAACAGACGGAAATGGCGGCCACCATTTCGCCTGTTTCGGTGGAAGTGGATACTCGTCCATTGTCCGTTTATGACGCATTCCTGCGAGGGGAAAGCTCATGA
- a CDS encoding IS1634 family transposase: protein MYIRRVTRKNKDGTTVAYLQLAHNEWDPKAKYAKAKVIYSFGREDEVDRAVLERLAKSISRFLSPEQAWEIETLTGEVSDDFQFQSSKRLGGAWLLDQLWRQLGLGEILHSLFASRHHQIPLERLIFAMVANRALHPSSKLAMEEWVEKDVHIPHLPQVASHQLYRAMDELLAVQPELERQVFHAVADLLNLDVDLIYFDTTSSYFEVDPSETPEGESLRKQGFSKDKRPDLVQIVIGLAVTREGVPIRAWVWPGNTMDMTVIKQVKQDLIGWKLGRVISVMDRGFSSEENLRILQQAGGHYIVGEKMRSGKAAVKEALNRRGRYQQVCENLHIKEIIVGDGEARQRYVLVYNPSEAERQRKEREKLLESLKEELEGLRQLPNEAHHKATCRLRSHPSYGKYLRQLKDGTLRIDKQAVRDAEKYDGKYLIRTSDNTLSAEDVALGYKQLVDIEQAFRTLKPTLELRPMYHRLEDRIRAHVLLSWLALLLVRIVEIRTHESWPKVRDECERLVLGHFSSKNGDLYQRTELTTKQAQLFAALGLEPPPKILGIHPRT from the coding sequence ATGTACATACGGCGAGTAACACGCAAAAACAAAGATGGAACGACCGTGGCGTATCTCCAGCTTGCTCACAACGAATGGGATCCGAAGGCCAAATATGCGAAAGCGAAGGTGATTTATTCGTTTGGGCGCGAAGACGAGGTGGATCGCGCTGTCTTGGAGCGTCTGGCCAAAAGCATTTCGCGATTCCTTTCTCCTGAGCAGGCTTGGGAAATCGAGACGTTGACAGGAGAAGTGTCGGATGACTTTCAGTTTCAATCAAGCAAACGCCTTGGTGGCGCTTGGCTTTTGGATCAGCTCTGGAGACAACTGGGATTGGGAGAGATTCTCCACTCCTTGTTTGCCTCCCGACATCATCAGATTCCGTTGGAACGGCTGATTTTTGCCATGGTGGCGAATCGTGCCCTTCATCCGTCAAGCAAGTTGGCGATGGAGGAGTGGGTGGAGAAAGACGTGCATATCCCTCATCTTCCCCAAGTCGCCAGCCACCAGTTGTACCGGGCGATGGATGAGCTGCTGGCTGTGCAGCCGGAATTGGAACGCCAAGTGTTCCATGCCGTGGCCGATTTATTGAACCTGGACGTCGATTTGATTTACTTTGATACGACTTCGTCGTACTTCGAAGTGGATCCATCCGAAACACCAGAAGGAGAATCGCTTCGAAAGCAGGGGTTTTCCAAAGATAAGCGTCCCGATTTGGTCCAAATCGTCATTGGACTGGCCGTTACCCGGGAAGGAGTCCCCATTCGCGCTTGGGTATGGCCTGGCAATACGATGGATATGACGGTCATCAAACAGGTGAAACAAGACTTGATTGGCTGGAAGCTTGGGCGTGTGATCAGCGTGATGGACCGCGGATTTTCGTCTGAAGAGAATTTGCGAATCTTGCAACAGGCCGGGGGACACTACATTGTCGGCGAAAAAATGCGGTCCGGCAAAGCCGCCGTCAAAGAGGCCCTGAACCGTCGCGGGCGCTACCAACAAGTTTGCGAGAACTTGCATATCAAAGAAATCATCGTGGGCGACGGAGAAGCGCGCCAGCGCTATGTTCTCGTGTACAATCCCAGCGAAGCCGAGCGCCAACGCAAGGAGCGAGAAAAGCTGCTCGAATCGCTGAAAGAGGAGTTAGAAGGGCTTCGCCAACTCCCAAACGAAGCTCATCATAAGGCTACTTGCCGATTGCGTTCCCATCCTTCCTATGGAAAATACTTGCGCCAGTTGAAGGACGGAACCCTTCGCATCGACAAGCAGGCGGTTCGTGATGCCGAAAAGTATGACGGAAAATATCTCATCCGGACATCCGATAACACCTTGTCTGCCGAGGATGTCGCGCTCGGGTATAAGCAGCTCGTAGATATCGAGCAGGCCTTTCGAACATTAAAGCCCACATTGGAATTGCGGCCTATGTATCATCGCTTGGAAGACCGCATTCGGGCGCACGTGCTACTCAGTTGGCTCGCTCTCTTGTTAGTTCGGATCGTGGAGATCCGAACCCATGAATCGTGGCCGAAAGTAAGAGACGAATGTGAACGTCTCGTGCTTGGACATTTTTCTTCAAAAAACGGCGACCTTTATCAACGAACAGAACTGACGACCAAACAAGCGCAACTCTTTGCGGCTCTAGGGCTGGAGCCTCCTCCGAAGATCCTAGGCATCCATCCTCGCACCTAG